The Arachis ipaensis cultivar K30076 chromosome B07, Araip1.1, whole genome shotgun sequence genomic interval TTTATAACAGAACACGGAAATTTTTGCTACAAAGTTATGCCATTTGGTCTTAAGAATGCAGGAGCAACATACCAGAGACTCATGGACAAGGTCTTCCAACAACAAATAGGAAGGAACATGGAGATCTATGTCGATGATATGGTAGCAAAAACCTCAGAACAAGGATCACATTGTGATGACCTAGAAGAAGTCTTCCAACAGATCCGAGCATATAACATGAGACTGAACCCTGAAAAATGTGCATTCGGAGTTCAAGGAGGAAAATTCCTCAGATTCATGCTGACCTCAcaaggaattgaagcaaatccagaaaaGTGTCAAGCCATCCtcaaaatgaacagtccaaaaacaataaaagaagCACAGCAACTAGCAGGGCGAATTGCTGCACTATCACAATTCCTACCCGCAGTAGCAAACCGATCATATCATTTCTTCCGAACAATCTCGAAGAATAAAAAGTTCAACTGGACAGAAGAATGCGAACGATCTTTCACAGAACTTAAGCAAATATTATCATCACCGCCAATTCTTCAAAAACCAGAGCTCGGTAAACCATTATATTTATACTTATCAATATCTAACCATGCCGTAAGCTCGGTGCTAGTTTCTGAAACAGGAAAAATACAAAACCCGGTGTACTTCGTCAGCAGAGTTCTACAACCAGCAGAAACCAGATATCCAAGAATAGAACAGCTCGCATTAGCCCTGGTAACAACAGTAAGAAGGTTGAGGCCATACTTCCAAAGCCACATCATAATAGTCAGAACAAATCAACCACTACAACAAATCCTAACCAGACCCGAGCTGGCTGGGCGTCTAACGAAATGGTCCGTCGAGCTCTCCGAATATGACGTCTAATACCAACCTCGAAAGACTCCAAGACTGCAGATACTACCCGACTTTATATCCAAGCTAACAACCGAAGACAAGCAAACAAAACATAACTGGAAACTCTATGTAGATGGTGCAGCAAACAAGGATGGAAGTGGAGCCGGAGTAACACTTAAAGAAAGTGAACAGGTCATAGCCGAGCAGTCATTGCAATTTTTCTTTACAGCAAGTAATAACCAGGCAAAATATGAAGCTCTTCTGGTCGGATTAAAGCTCACCCAAGATTTGCAGATAACACACCTCACTGTATATTGCGACTCCCTACTCGTCGTTCAGCAGATCAAAGGCGAGTTCCAGGTAAAAGATCCTTTGCAAGAGAAATACTGGCTCATAGCAAAGGACCTTATTGCAAAATTtcataaaatagaaataatacaTGTGAACAGAGAGCAAAATGCAAGAGCCGATGTTTTATCTAAATTAGCAACAACAAGGCCACAATCACACATGCCAACACTTTCACAATTAACACTTGACAAACCAAGCTTTGAATTTAATAGTATGTTGAGCATTACACAGGAAAAAGATTGGAGGACACCGTTCCTCGAGTACATTAAAACAGGGATCATCCCAACAGACGAACAGAACCAAAAACTCTTTCGAAGAAGAGCAAGCTATTATACAATCGTCAGGGACAACTTATACAGACGAGGATTTTCACAACCACTCCTAAGATGCATAAGCAAGGACGAAGCTGAAACAGTAATGGCAGAAACCCATGAAGGGATATGCGGCAACCACATAGGAGGCCGAGCATTATCCGCAAAGATATTACGCATGGGTTACTATTGGCCAACCATGAAGAGAGATTGCATTGCCAAAGTAAAAAAATGTGACAATTGCCAAAAACATGCCATGATATCCAAAACACCCGCAAAGGAACTACACACTCtagaggtaagctggcctttcgATAGATGGGGATTGGATATCCTCGGCCCCTTCCCGAAAGTGCCAGGACAGGTAAAATTTCTTTTGGTATCAATAgattatttttcaaaatggaTTGAAGCACAACCTCTAGCACGAATAACAGCTGAAAAGGTGAGATCTTTCCTATGGAAAAACATCATCTGCCGTTATGGTATACCTAGAGAAATAATCTCTGACAATGGAAGACAGTTTACAGATCAAAATCTCGCCTTATTTTTACAAAACTTCAATATAAAACATCACTTTAGCTCGGTCGAGCATCCACAAACAAATGGCCAGGTAGAATCGGCTAACCGAGTTGTTTTACAGGCCTTGAAAAAGAAATTGGACGATGCTAAGGGGGAGTGGGCTGACCTTGTTCCAGAGGTCCTATGGGGTTACAACACAACAACTCACTCAGCAACTGGAGAGACCCCGTTCAAACTAGTGTATGGCGCAGAAGCCCTCATACCCGTAGAAGTCGGAACGCCTACACTCCGAACCGAACTATATAATCGGACCAGAAACAGCGAAGAAAGAGCAACCGATCTAGACCTCCTTGAGGAAGAAAGAGAAATAGCAACCATAAAGCAGCAAGCCATGAAGCAGTTCCTACAAAAACGGCATAACAGAAGAGTGGTCCCCAGAATATTTGAAAGTGGGGAACTTGTACTCAGAAAAACAGAAGAGGCAAGAAAGCCCAAAGCCCACGGAAAGCTAACAGCAAACTGGGAGGGACCATTTCGAATCAACAAAGTACTCAGCAAAGGAGCATACCAATTGGAGACACTGTCAAGGGAACCAGTATCAGGAAACTGGAATATATCCTCCTTGAGGAAATATCTATCATAATGTATCCAAAGCAGatgaaggtactctttttcccaTTTGAGGTTTTATCCCAAACAGAGTTTTACTcaaagggttttaacgaggccagACGCCATGTCAAACCTTTTTAAAGCGACTATCCACAATACATATACAAACTTCTTACAATCGGTTTTTCGTActtatccttttttattttcgCGTAGAAATCCATTTAGAAAAACAAAGCCCAAACAAACGGCTAACTCAGTTACGCAAAAGACTCTAAACAAATTCACATAGATATGCATatcaaaacaaaaaacagagcCGAGCTTTATACTCGGAAAGTCTTAACAAACCAGAGACCAGAGTCAGAATCTAACAATCTTTCAAAATGACATAACAAAACAAAATTCATAAAAAGGGTCCTCATTCTATTTTATCTCCTATACTAGAGCTGTCACTCTCTTTCTCAGCTTCATCATCTATCAACTCCCCATTTACAATGAGCTTCGTAGCATCCAACTTGTTGACATCAACATCAGGGAACAAAACACGAACCTGTGCGGCAGCCCGTTCGAAACCCTGGACAAAACCCTCATACACTTCACCCTCTAGCTCCTTTACACGAGCTGCAAGTCGACCATTCTCAGACTTCAAAGTACCAACCTCTTCCAAAACCAACGAGTGAAGTCTTTTTTTCTTCATCCAACTCAATCCCTTTTTGCTTCAAAGATGAAGACAGCTCAACAattgttttctctttctcttgAAGAGAAGCAGACAATTCAGCAATATTCAGAGACTCTTTTTCCTCAGTCTCAATAGCAAGCTCTTGAGCCCTTCCCACAGCAACTATCCGGGCACCCACAACCTATGGACATAAGGCAACAGTTATATAATAGGGAAAAGAAATAACCTCAAAAAAccaaaataactgtaaaataccTGAAGAAAGCGACTAATGCCAGCTCGCCCAACCTCGTTAATCATTTTTGAGTCCTCAGGAAAACGACACAGCTCATCGGTGAGGGTAGCAAACGGAAAAAACCTCGACCACAACAATCTCATATTATCATCCTCACGGTAAGCATGAAGCCGTTTTTGAGATTCATAAGCAGCCTCGACGATTGGCAAAATAGGCGAATCCCCCTCTTTGCTCTCAGCAAGCTCGGCCTCCTTCTTGGCCCTCTTTCTTTTTTGCCGAGGATTCACCTCGGAGGGAACAGCAACACCATCCTTTTTAATGTTCGTCGACCCTTCCTTCTCTGCCTTCTTCCTCTGACTGAAAAAGGACTTCAATCCAGCAGTGGTTATGGTTGGCGCCTTCTCAGCTGAAAAAAAACAACAAACACGTCAGACAGAACTACATAACAGCACCAAAGAGCATTCATCAAAGTGAATTACCTAGGTAATCCAACACGCTTTCCTTATCAGTATCCCACTTTAACAATTCCGCAACAGACAACAGCCCTGCTGATTCTGACACCTCTAATAAAAACTCCAACATAATACTCTCATCAGACACCCTATCATCTACATCAAGAACCTGAACAGGATCGGGAGACCAAGAAACTGGGAACTTCTCCTCCAAAAACTCATTTAGGTAAAAAAGGAAACTCCTCCTCCACACTCCTAATTTTTACAAACATTGTCTTGAAATCCTTAAAAGATGACTTATAAAGGGAAAAGACAGCACGGCGAGGATGGCTACTAAGGTTTATCCACACACCACGTCTAACACCTTTAGtctgaaacaaagaaaagaagacTGCAAGGGAAGGAGGGCACTCCAGGAGGTCCATTAAATTCTCAAAAGCTCTAACAAAACCCCATGAGTTAGGGTGCAATTGGGACGGTGCACAGTTCAGCCAAAACAAAACACCACATTCAAAGTCAGTAAAAGGAAGACGAACCCCGAGCTCAGTAAACAAACATGAATAACAGTAAAAGTAAGACCACCCATCAACTCTCTCACATACACGATCATCCTTACTACAAGGCAAAAACTCTACTCTCACATTCTGCCCATCCCTAACCCACACATTAGACCCCAACGCCTTCACCGACTCGGTATCACAAAACTGAGATACACAACACCTCACCTGCTCGTTTACCCAGCTACAAGGATCGTCATCCGCCACAACAGTCTTACCCTTTTCCATTATAAGGAAATAGCAAAACAATAAcaacagaaaagaaaaggaacAAACCAGAAGATGTCAAAACCTACCTTTGCTACTCATCTTTTTCTCCAAAAAATGCTTAGAGTGAAGAAGCAAAAAAGTTAAACTAGGGGCTCCCCAAAACAGGCCAGGTAATAAAAACAAAAGGGAAACTGAAACAATTTTCTTTTTACATTCATTCATAACCGCCTCAATCTCAACCATCCATTTATTACATCAACATCCAACGGTTGCAAATTCCTTCGAAAAATGGGCCACGAGTTGCACATCAATCATTTCTAGCACGGGAAATGAAGCGCTAATTAAATGCCACAAATTCACATTCCCAACGAAAACCAAGGCAAGCTCGGGGGACAGCACTACCCTCAGAAGAAAAATTCTCGGCCGAGGTAAAACTCAAAAGCTCGCCTTTGTTTTCTTACAACAAagcaagcttgggggctatgatatgTAGCGTATACCTCGGCCTCCAAACCGAGCATATATCTCGGATAAGGACGCCACTTAATAACAAACCCACCAAATCAGGATGAACTCAGATAAGCTCGGAAAGTAACCAACACTTCAAAACGTTATCATCATAACCACGGAAGTTACGGAGAATCACGCAAAATGCGATAACCGAACATACTAACAACGCCTATATAAACACATGAATAACCTTAGAGAAAGTCAGGTCACAGAACTCACTCTGATTTACTCCTCTTATTTTCTTATAACTCACATTCTTATTTGAgcgtcggagtcctttttgcaggtgctcccgccgcGGTGTTCCAACCTAGCCGACGTATACCTCTCCCACCTGAGCATAACACCAGGCAAAAGGAGCCACTATACCTCGGCCCTATACGCACGGAACAATTACAATAtgtttttcctaatttaattaaGATAAAATAGTAAATTATGTTTAGCAATTCTTAACTTGGACAATATTATACATTACATacacaaaaaacaaaagaaaatattcaACTAAAGTATCAAATCTAACCACAAAAGATTGAACGCCGATAAAATTcaccataaaaaaaatttaaaagtaatttATACTCACAAAAGATAACTCCCGTTAGTCGAATCTAACCAAACGTCCATTGTTGGATAACGGGGTTAGTGATCCATCCTAGTTGTCTTGTTAGTGTCCAAGATAGCACTCTGACATGACAATTCTATTAAA includes:
- the LOC107606929 gene encoding uncharacterized protein LOC107606929, which codes for MPGIDPNIICHKLAINKTCKPIAQKKRNLGTEKMKAALEETKKLLNAGFIKELYFTTWLSNVVMILMHPEDQNKTAFITEHGNFCYKVMPFGLKNAGATYQRLMDKVFQQQIGRNMEIYVDDMVAKTSEQGSHCDDLEEVFQQIRAYNMRLNPEKCAFGVQGGKFLRFMLTSQGIEANPEKCQAILKMNSPKTIKEAQQLAGRIAALSQFLPAVANRSYHFFRTISKNKKFNWTEECERSFTELKQILSSPPILQKPELGKPLYLYLSISNHAVSSVLVSETGKIQNPVYFVSRVLQPAETRYPRIEQLALALILPDFISKLTTEDKQTKHNWKLYVDGAANKDGSGAGVTLKESEQVIAEQSLQFFFTASNNQAKYEALLVGLKLTQDLQITHLTVYCDSLLVVQQIKGEFQVKDPLQEKYWLIAKDLIAKFHKIEIIHVNREQNARADVLSKLATTRPQSHMPTLSQLTLDKPSFEFNSMLSITQEKDWRTPFLEYIKTGIIPTDEQNQKLFRRRASYYTIVRDNLYRRGFSQPLLRCISKDEAETVMAETHEGICGNHIGGRALSAKILRMGYYWPTMKRDCIAKVKKCDNCQKHAMISKTPAKELHTLEVSWPFDRWGLDILGPFPKVPGQVKFLLVSIDYFSKWIEAQPLARITAEKVRSFLWKNIICRYGIPREIISDNGRQFTDQNLALFLQNFNIKHHFSSVEHPQTNGQVESANRVVLQALKKKLDDAKGEWADLVPEVLWGYNTTTHSATGETPFKLVYGAEALIPVEVGTPTLRTELYNRTRNSEERATDLDLLEEEREIATIKQQAMKQFLQKRHNRRVVPRIFESGELVLRKTEEARKPKAHGKLTANWEGPFRINKVLSKGAYQLETLSREPVSGNWNISSLRKYLS
- the LOC107609946 gene encoding uncharacterized protein LOC107609946; the encoded protein is MLEFLLEVSESAGLLSVAELLKWDTDKESVLDYLAEKAPTITTAGLKSFFSQRKKAEKEGSTNIKKDGVAVPSEVNPRQKRKRAKKEAELAESKEGDSPILPIVEAAYESQKRLHAYREDDNMRLLWSRFFPFATLTDELCRFPEDSKMINEVGRAGISRFLQVVGARIVAVGRAQELAIETEEKESLNIAELSASLQEKEKTIVELSSSLKQKGIELDEEKKTSLVGFGRGWYFEV